The Tardiphaga alba genome includes a window with the following:
- the glyA gene encoding serine hydroxymethyltransferase — protein MTSSAPNASFFSASLAKADPEIADAIRGELGRQRHEIELIASENIVSRAVLEAQGSVMTNKYAEGYPGARYYGGCEFVDIAENLAIERAKKLFGAQFANVQPNSGSQMNQAVFLALLQPGDTFMGLDLAAGGHLTHGSPVNMSGKWFKPAHYTVREDDQLLDMDAIAKQAEEVKPKLIIAGGSAYSRSWDFKRFREIADSVGAYLLVDMAHFAGLVAGGVHESPVPHAHVTTTTTHKSLRGPRGGLILTNDEALHKKLNSAIFPGLQGGPLMHVIAAKAVAFKEALQPEFKTYAANVVANAKALAETLVAQGFNIVSGGTDNHLMLVDLRPKGLKGNVSEKALVRAGLTCNKNGVPFDPEKPWVTSGIRLGTPAATTRGFGTDEFKQAGEFIAEVLSAVAQSGDGSAPLVEAAVKDKVKALTDRFPIYQ, from the coding sequence ATGACCAGTTCGGCCCCAAATGCCTCCTTCTTCTCAGCCTCGCTCGCCAAGGCCGATCCGGAAATCGCCGATGCCATCCGCGGCGAACTCGGCCGCCAGCGTCATGAGATCGAACTGATCGCGTCGGAAAACATCGTCAGCCGCGCCGTGCTGGAAGCGCAGGGCTCGGTGATGACCAACAAATATGCCGAGGGCTATCCGGGCGCGCGCTATTATGGCGGCTGCGAATTCGTCGATATCGCCGAGAACCTCGCCATCGAGCGCGCCAAGAAGCTGTTCGGTGCGCAGTTCGCCAATGTGCAGCCGAATTCCGGCAGCCAGATGAACCAGGCGGTCTTTTTGGCGCTGCTGCAGCCGGGCGACACCTTCATGGGTCTCGATCTCGCGGCCGGCGGTCATCTCACCCACGGTTCGCCGGTCAACATGTCCGGCAAGTGGTTCAAGCCCGCGCATTACACCGTGCGCGAGGACGATCAATTGCTCGACATGGACGCCATTGCCAAGCAGGCCGAAGAGGTGAAGCCGAAGCTGATCATCGCCGGCGGCTCCGCCTATTCGCGCTCGTGGGACTTCAAGCGTTTCCGCGAAATCGCCGATAGCGTCGGCGCCTATCTGCTGGTCGACATGGCCCACTTCGCCGGCCTTGTCGCGGGCGGCGTGCATGAATCGCCGGTGCCGCATGCGCATGTCACCACGACCACCACGCACAAGTCGCTGCGCGGCCCGCGTGGCGGCCTGATCCTTACCAATGACGAGGCGCTGCACAAGAAGCTGAATTCGGCGATCTTCCCGGGCCTGCAGGGTGGCCCGCTGATGCATGTCATCGCCGCCAAGGCCGTCGCCTTCAAGGAAGCGCTGCAGCCGGAATTCAAGACCTATGCCGCAAACGTCGTCGCCAATGCCAAGGCACTGGCCGAGACGCTGGTGGCGCAGGGCTTCAACATTGTCTCCGGCGGCACCGACAACCATCTGATGCTGGTGGACCTCAGGCCGAAGGGCCTCAAGGGCAATGTGTCGGAGAAGGCGCTCGTCCGCGCCGGTCTCACCTGCAACAAGAACGGCGTGCCGTTCGACCCCGAGAAGCCGTGGGTCACCTCGGGCATCCGTCTCGGCACGCCCGCTGCGACCACCCGCGGCTTCGGTACCGACGAGTTCAAGCAGGCCGGCGAATTCATCGCCGAAGTGCTGAGCGCGGTGGCGCAGTCCGGTGATGGCTCGGCCCCGCTGGTGGAAGCCGCGGTGAAGGACAAGGTGAAGGCACTGACGGATCGTTTCCCGATCTATCAGTAA
- the ribH gene encoding 6,7-dimethyl-8-ribityllumazine synthase codes for MADPRRAPLKDQTDITGARALIVEARFYDDIQDAMLEAAIAELKAAGVTHDVLTVPGALEIPAAIAIAVESAAKNGKPYDCAVALGCVVRGDTIHFEIVSMESSRALMDYSVKERFPLGNGIITVNTEEQAWARAKASELNKGGDAARAALAMLRIKRRLAKA; via the coding sequence ATGGCCGACCCGCGACGTGCCCCCCTGAAGGACCAGACCGACATCACCGGCGCCCGTGCGCTGATCGTCGAGGCCCGGTTCTATGACGATATCCAGGACGCGATGCTGGAGGCCGCCATTGCCGAGCTGAAGGCCGCCGGCGTCACCCATGACGTCCTCACGGTTCCCGGTGCGCTGGAAATCCCGGCGGCGATCGCCATTGCCGTCGAGTCTGCCGCGAAGAACGGCAAGCCTTATGATTGTGCCGTGGCGCTGGGCTGCGTGGTGCGCGGCGATACCATCCATTTCGAGATCGTCTCGATGGAATCCTCGCGCGCGCTGATGGATTATTCTGTCAAGGAGCGGTTCCCGCTCGGCAACGGCATCATCACCGTGAATACCGAAGAACAGGCCTGGGCCCGCGCAAAGGCTTCCGAACTGAACAAGGGCGGCGATGCCGCACGCGCAGCCCTCGCGATGCTGCGCATCAAGCGCCGCCTGGCGAAGGCTTGA
- a CDS encoding riboflavin synthase has translation MFTGIVTDIGEIESLTPVAQGQLHRLRILCDYDQTTIADGASIANNGVCLTVVSSGVANGKTWFDVDAAAETLALTTAKDWKVGTKLNLERALKIGDELGGHIVAGHVDGIATIVSRENLPDMARITFRTSRDLAKFIATKGSITLDGVSLTVNTVSDVEFAVLIIPHTLSVTTLGASWQAGVEVNIEVDLMARYAARLSEMS, from the coding sequence ATGTTTACCGGCATTGTCACCGATATCGGCGAGATCGAAAGCCTGACGCCTGTGGCGCAGGGCCAGCTGCACCGGCTGCGCATTCTCTGCGACTACGACCAGACCACCATCGCCGATGGCGCGTCGATCGCCAATAACGGCGTCTGCCTCACGGTGGTGTCGTCGGGTGTTGCCAATGGCAAAACCTGGTTCGATGTCGACGCCGCCGCGGAGACGCTGGCGCTGACCACGGCCAAGGACTGGAAGGTCGGCACCAAACTCAATCTCGAGCGCGCGCTGAAGATCGGCGACGAGCTCGGCGGCCATATCGTGGCCGGCCATGTGGACGGGATCGCGACCATCGTGTCGCGCGAAAACCTGCCGGACATGGCGCGGATCACCTTCCGCACCTCGCGGGATCTGGCCAAGTTCATCGCTACCAAGGGCTCGATCACGCTGGACGGCGTGTCGCTGACGGTGAACACGGTCTCAGACGTCGAATTCGCAGTCCTGATCATCCCGCACACGCTGAGCGTCACCACGCTGGGCGCAAGCTGGCAGGCGGGCGTCGAGGTCAATATCGAGGTGGACCTGATGGCCCGCTATGCGGCGCGGCTGAGCGAGATGAGCTGA
- a CDS encoding PRC-barrel domain-containing protein, with translation MAQRETGNLIGTDKVEGTAVYGSDREKIGSIERVMLEKVSGKASYAVLGFGGFLGIGEDHYPLPWQALKYDTELGGYLTNVTKDQLQGAPKYSNESDWDWQDTGRARKVDDYYGTPFV, from the coding sequence ATGGCTCAACGTGAAACCGGCAATCTCATCGGCACCGACAAGGTGGAAGGCACCGCCGTCTATGGCAGCGACCGCGAAAAGATCGGCTCCATCGAGCGCGTGATGCTGGAAAAGGTCAGCGGCAAGGCCTCCTATGCCGTGCTCGGCTTCGGCGGCTTTCTCGGCATCGGCGAGGACCACTATCCCCTGCCCTGGCAGGCGCTGAAATACGACACCGAACTCGGCGGCTATCTCACCAATGTGACCAAGGACCAGCTCCAGGGTGCGCCGAAATATAGCAACGAATCCGACTGGGACTGGCAGGACACCGGCCGCGCCCGCAAGGTGGACGACTATTACGGCACGCCATTCGTGTAA
- a CDS encoding sodium-translocating pyrophosphatase, producing MTALWVIVLCGALSIVYAIWATGSVLKADAGNARMQEIAAAVREGAQAYLRRQYLTIGIVGVVIFALLAYFLGMLVAVGFLIGAVLSGAAGFIGMNVSVRANVRTAQAATSSLAGGLELAFKAGAITGMLVAGLALLGVTIYFMILTHGLGHAANSRIVIDALVALGFGASLISIFARLGGGIFTKGADVGGDLVGKVEAGIPEDDPRNPATIADNVGDNVGDCAGMAADLFETYAVTAVATMVLAAIFFASSPLLANMMMLPLAIGGICIITSIIGTFFVKLGASQSIMGALYKGLIATGVLSLFGLAFAIHWLIGFGALEGAKYTGFALFECGVVGLIVTGLIIWITEYYTGTDYRPVKSIAQSSVTGHGTNVIQGLAISMESTAGPAIVIIAGILVTYSLAGLFGIAIATTTMLALAGMIVALDAFGPVTDNAGGIAEMAGLPKEVRKATDALDAVGNTTKAVTKGYAIGSAGLGALVLFAAYNEDLKFFIANAAKYPYFNGVSPDFSLNNPYVVVGLLFGGLLPYLFGAMGMTAVGRAAGAIVEEVRRQFREKPGIMQGTDKPDYGKAVDLLTRAAIKEMIIPSLLPVLSPIVVYFLIYVIAGGGAAGKSAAFSAVGAMLLGVIVTGLFVAISMTSGGGAWDNAKKYIEDGHFGGKGSDAHKAAVTGDTVGDPYKDTAGPAVNPMIKITNIVALLLLAILAH from the coding sequence ATGACAGCATTGTGGGTGATCGTGCTCTGCGGGGCACTGTCGATCGTTTACGCGATCTGGGCGACGGGTTCGGTGTTGAAGGCGGATGCCGGAAATGCGCGAATGCAGGAAATCGCAGCGGCGGTGCGCGAAGGCGCGCAGGCCTATCTGCGGCGGCAATATCTCACCATCGGCATCGTCGGCGTCGTGATCTTCGCGCTGCTGGCTTACTTCCTCGGCATGCTTGTCGCGGTCGGCTTCCTGATCGGCGCCGTGCTGTCGGGTGCTGCCGGTTTCATCGGCATGAACGTCTCGGTGCGCGCAAACGTCCGCACCGCGCAGGCAGCGACCAGTTCGCTGGCCGGCGGCCTCGAACTCGCCTTCAAGGCCGGCGCCATCACCGGCATGCTGGTGGCGGGCCTGGCGCTGCTCGGCGTCACCATCTACTTCATGATTCTCACCCATGGCCTCGGCCATGCCGCCAACAGCCGCATCGTGATCGATGCACTGGTGGCGCTCGGCTTCGGCGCGTCGCTGATCTCGATCTTCGCGCGTCTCGGCGGCGGCATCTTCACCAAGGGCGCCGACGTCGGCGGCGATCTCGTCGGCAAGGTGGAAGCCGGCATTCCCGAGGATGATCCACGCAATCCTGCGACCATCGCCGACAATGTGGGCGACAATGTCGGCGACTGCGCCGGCATGGCCGCCGACCTGTTCGAGACCTATGCGGTGACCGCGGTCGCCACCATGGTGCTGGCGGCGATCTTCTTCGCATCGTCGCCGCTGCTCGCGAACATGATGATGCTGCCGCTCGCCATCGGTGGCATCTGCATCATCACCTCGATCATCGGCACCTTCTTCGTCAAGCTCGGAGCCAGCCAGTCGATCATGGGCGCGCTCTATAAGGGCCTGATCGCGACAGGCGTGCTGTCGCTGTTCGGTCTGGCCTTCGCCATCCACTGGCTGATTGGCTTCGGTGCACTGGAAGGCGCAAAGTATACCGGCTTCGCTTTGTTCGAATGCGGCGTCGTCGGCCTGATCGTCACCGGCCTGATCATCTGGATCACCGAATACTACACCGGCACCGACTATCGCCCGGTGAAGTCCATCGCGCAGTCCTCGGTCACCGGCCACGGCACCAATGTGATCCAGGGCCTCGCGATCTCGATGGAATCGACCGCCGGTCCCGCCATCGTGATCATCGCCGGCATTCTGGTCACCTACAGCTTGGCCGGCCTGTTCGGCATCGCGATTGCCACCACCACCATGCTCGCACTCGCCGGCATGATCGTGGCGCTCGACGCCTTCGGCCCGGTCACCGACAATGCCGGCGGCATTGCCGAAATGGCGGGGCTGCCGAAGGAAGTGCGCAAGGCCACCGATGCGCTGGATGCGGTCGGCAACACCACCAAGGCCGTCACCAAGGGCTATGCGATCGGCTCTGCCGGTCTCGGCGCTCTGGTTCTGTTTGCGGCATATAATGAAGATCTCAAATTCTTCATCGCCAATGCCGCGAAGTATCCATACTTCAACGGCGTCTCGCCGGACTTCTCGCTGAACAATCCCTATGTGGTGGTCGGCCTGCTGTTCGGTGGCCTGCTGCCTTACCTGTTCGGTGCGATGGGCATGACGGCGGTGGGCCGTGCGGCCGGCGCCATCGTCGAGGAAGTGCGGCGTCAATTCCGCGAAAAGCCAGGCATCATGCAGGGCACCGACAAGCCGGATTACGGCAAGGCGGTGGACCTGCTGACCCGCGCGGCGATCAAGGAAATGATCATCCCGTCGCTGCTCCCGGTGCTGTCGCCGATCGTGGTCTATTTCCTGATCTACGTAATTGCGGGCGGCGGCGCGGCCGGCAAGTCGGCGGCGTTCTCCGCTGTCGGCGCCATGCTGCTCGGCGTGATCGTCACCGGCCTGTTCGTCGCCATCTCGATGACCTCGGGCGGCGGCGCCTGGGACAACGCCAAGAAGTATATCGAGGACGGCCATTTCGGCGGCAAGGGTTCGGATGCCCATAAGGCAGCCGTGACCGGTGACACCGTCGGCGATCCCTACAAGGACACGGCAGGTCCTGCCGTGAATCCGATGATCAAGATCACCAATATCGTGGCACTCTTGCTACTGGCGATCCTGGCGCATTGA
- a CDS encoding DUF6163 family protein gives MPESKPRDVGAREPARDLGLSDAAISAGRIESDENVWTRRLVLFLRVMAAVSMLQGLYHWAQVTGFVGTEDDAFEAQSMAWQSATIYFAVIELVSAVGLWLATPWGAVVWLTTVVSMAVIELMFPTIYGGNLIVVGFQAAFLAAYLALAWMAARERPP, from the coding sequence ATGCCTGAGTCGAAGCCACGCGACGTCGGCGCGCGCGAGCCCGCCCGCGACCTCGGCCTGTCCGATGCCGCGATCTCCGCCGGGCGCATCGAAAGCGACGAAAACGTCTGGACCCGCCGCCTGGTGCTGTTCCTGCGCGTCATGGCGGCCGTTTCGATGCTGCAGGGCCTCTATCACTGGGCGCAGGTGACCGGCTTTGTCGGCACCGAGGACGATGCCTTCGAGGCCCAGTCCATGGCCTGGCAGTCCGCCACCATCTATTTCGCCGTCATCGAGCTGGTCAGCGCCGTCGGCCTGTGGCTGGCGACGCCGTGGGGCGCCGTGGTGTGGCTCACTACCGTGGTCTCCATGGCGGTGATCGAGCTGATGTTTCCCACCATCTATGGCGGCAACCTCATCGTGGTTGGTTTCCAGGCTGCGTTTCTTGCAGCCTATCTTGCGCTGGCATGGATGGCGGCGCGGGAACGCCCGCCATAG
- the ldtR gene encoding transcriptional regulator LdtR, with translation MMKSVATVESVDLVPGQAPVQPLYLEALTLVERLHRRLLDVIKDEFDRRGRADINSVQALLLYNIGDKELTAGELRTRGYYLGSNVSYNLKKLVELGFLDHQRSRVDRRSVRIRLTQQGQEIRHIVEALYAKHVKTVEQVGGISNEEFATLNKSLHRLERFWTDQILYRL, from the coding sequence ATGATGAAGTCCGTTGCGACGGTGGAAAGCGTCGATCTCGTTCCCGGCCAGGCGCCGGTCCAGCCGCTCTATCTGGAAGCTCTCACGCTCGTCGAGCGTCTGCATCGCCGTCTGCTCGACGTCATCAAGGACGAGTTCGACCGCCGCGGCCGCGCCGACATCAATTCCGTGCAGGCGCTGCTGCTCTACAATATCGGCGACAAGGAATTGACCGCTGGCGAGCTGCGCACCCGCGGCTACTATCTCGGCTCCAACGTCTCCTACAATCTGAAGAAGCTCGTCGAACTCGGCTTCCTCGATCATCAGCGTTCGCGCGTCGATCGTCGCTCGGTCCGCATCCGCCTGACCCAGCAGGGCCAGGAAATCCGCCACATCGTCGAGGCGCTCTACGCCAAGCATGTGAAGACGGTGGAGCAGGTCGGCGGCATCTCGAACGAAGAATTCGCGACCCTCAACAAGTCGCTGCATCGCCTCGAGCGCTTCTGGACCGACCAGATCCTGTATCGCCTCTGA
- the ribD gene encoding bifunctional diaminohydroxyphosphoribosylaminopyrimidine deaminase/5-amino-6-(5-phosphoribosylamino)uracil reductase RibD, whose protein sequence is MIFRILEDQHRQKFSDAKADDLRYMQLALTLGRRGQGRTWPNPAVGAVVVKDGVIIGRGWTQPGGRPHAEPVALAQAGSAAKGATLYVTLEPCSHFGKSPPCADAIVAAGIARVVAAIEDPNPDVAGQGHARLRAAGIKVDVGLCSEEAARDHAGHFRRIRDHRPHVVLKLAVSPDGKIAAAGHKPVAVTGQRVRSRVHLLRAQCDAILVGIGTVKADDPELTCRLPGMAKRSPVRVVLDRALRISGNSKLVHSARTVPLWVLTSDIAEAPAAMALGAAGAQVLRVPAVTSPVPGLDLPAVLHSLGEKGITKLMVEGGAKIASSFVSAGLVDEVWLFQGANAIGEGGVNALDALPLSAITGSSDFKARASEEIENDTLTIYERT, encoded by the coding sequence ATGATCTTCCGCATCCTGGAAGATCAGCACCGTCAGAAATTCTCCGACGCAAAAGCGGATGATCTCCGCTACATGCAGCTCGCTCTGACGCTCGGCCGGCGCGGGCAGGGGCGCACATGGCCGAATCCGGCCGTCGGCGCCGTCGTCGTCAAGGACGGCGTGATCATCGGCCGCGGCTGGACGCAGCCGGGCGGACGGCCACATGCAGAGCCGGTGGCGCTGGCGCAGGCAGGCAGCGCCGCCAAGGGCGCCACACTTTATGTGACGCTCGAACCCTGCTCGCATTTCGGAAAATCGCCGCCTTGCGCGGACGCCATTGTCGCCGCCGGCATCGCGCGCGTGGTGGCTGCCATTGAAGATCCCAATCCCGACGTCGCCGGGCAAGGACATGCGCGTCTGCGCGCCGCCGGCATCAAGGTCGATGTCGGACTGTGTTCCGAAGAAGCCGCGCGCGATCATGCCGGGCATTTCCGTCGCATCCGAGATCATCGCCCGCATGTGGTGCTGAAGCTGGCCGTGTCGCCGGATGGCAAGATCGCGGCCGCCGGTCACAAGCCCGTCGCGGTGACAGGCCAGCGCGTGCGTTCGCGCGTGCACCTGCTCCGCGCGCAATGCGATGCGATCCTGGTCGGCATCGGCACGGTGAAGGCCGACGATCCCGAACTGACCTGCCGCCTTCCGGGCATGGCGAAGCGCTCGCCGGTCCGCGTGGTGCTGGATCGCGCGCTGCGCATTTCCGGCAACAGCAAGCTCGTGCATTCCGCCCGCACGGTGCCACTCTGGGTGCTGACATCGGACATCGCCGAAGCCCCGGCCGCGATGGCGCTGGGCGCTGCGGGCGCGCAGGTGTTGCGCGTACCCGCGGTGACATCGCCGGTGCCGGGGCTGGATTTGCCGGCGGTGCTTCATAGCTTGGGAGAGAAGGGCATCACCAAGCTGATGGTGGAGGGCGGCGCGAAGATCGCGTCGTCTTTCGTCAGTGCCGGCCTTGTCGATGAAGTCTGGCTGTTTCAGGGGGCGAATGCGATCGGCGAGGGCGGTGTCAACGCGCTGGACGCATTGCCGCTATCGGCGATCACCGGGTCGTCGGACTTCAAGGCCCGTGCTAGCGAAGAGATCGAGAACGATACGCTCACGATTTATGAGCGCACCTAA
- the nusB gene encoding transcription antitermination factor NusB, which translates to MADFKKIEPKGERKANRRGAARLAAVQALYQMDVGGTGINEVLAEFESFWIGSEVEGEQYLPAEGAFFRDVVSGVLRDQKQLDPLIDDVLSRGWPLARVEAILRAVMRAGAYELQHRKDIPGRVIVSEYVDVAHAFVERDETGMVNAVLDQIGRQYRSDEFTR; encoded by the coding sequence ATGGCTGACTTCAAGAAAATCGAGCCAAAAGGTGAGCGCAAGGCCAACCGCCGCGGCGCAGCCCGTCTCGCCGCCGTGCAGGCGCTCTACCAGATGGATGTCGGCGGCACCGGCATCAATGAAGTGCTGGCCGAGTTCGAAAGCTTCTGGATCGGCAGCGAGGTCGAGGGCGAACAATACCTGCCGGCCGAGGGCGCATTCTTCCGCGACGTCGTCTCCGGCGTCTTGCGCGACCAGAAGCAGCTCGATCCCCTGATCGACGATGTGCTGTCGCGCGGCTGGCCGCTGGCGCGGGTCGAGGCGATCCTGCGCGCCGTGATGCGGGCAGGAGCCTATGAGCTGCAGCATCGCAAGGACATCCCCGGCCGCGTGATCGTGTCGGAATATGTCGATGTCGCCCATGCCTTCGTGGAGCGCGACGAGACCGGCATGGTGAATGCGGTTCTGGACCAGATCGGGCGGCAGTATCGGTCGGACGAGTTTACGCGCTGA
- the thiL gene encoding thiamine-phosphate kinase has protein sequence MSSGEDTLISRYFAPLATDPGAFGLRDDAAVLKAAGEDIVVNTDAIVEGVHFLPDDPPDTIARKALRTNLSDLAAKGAEPAGFVLTLALTAHDEAWLAEFARGLGEDIATYGCPLLGGDTVSTPGPLMVSVTAFGRVPEGRIVRRAGAQVGDRIVVTGAIGDAALGLAVLQQRLTASNEEPLIERYRVPQPRNALARAVRDHATASMDVSDGLAGDLAKLCKVSGVSAVIEAATLPFSAPASALLDAGAITIETLVAGGDDYEILCTMPEARVASFMAEAEEAGVAAVVIGSIVTGDAPPRFVDAAGKAIELKRHSYSHF, from the coding sequence ATGTCATCCGGCGAAGACACCCTCATCTCCCGCTACTTCGCGCCACTCGCCACCGATCCCGGCGCCTTCGGCCTGCGCGATGACGCCGCCGTCCTGAAAGCCGCCGGAGAGGACATCGTCGTCAATACCGACGCTATCGTCGAAGGCGTGCATTTCCTACCCGACGATCCCCCCGACACCATTGCCCGCAAGGCGCTGCGCACCAACCTTTCCGATCTCGCCGCAAAAGGCGCCGAGCCCGCCGGCTTCGTGCTGACGCTGGCGCTCACGGCCCATGACGAGGCGTGGCTTGCCGAATTCGCCCGCGGACTCGGCGAGGACATCGCGACCTATGGCTGCCCGCTGCTTGGCGGCGACACGGTATCGACGCCGGGGCCGCTGATGGTCTCCGTCACCGCCTTCGGCCGGGTGCCGGAAGGGCGGATCGTCCGCCGTGCAGGCGCGCAGGTGGGCGACCGGATCGTGGTGACCGGCGCCATCGGCGATGCGGCATTGGGGCTTGCTGTGTTGCAGCAGCGGCTGACGGCGTCGAATGAGGAGCCGCTGATCGAACGTTATCGCGTGCCGCAACCACGCAACGCATTGGCGCGTGCAGTGCGGGATCATGCGACGGCGTCGATGGATGTATCGGACGGGCTGGCGGGCGATCTCGCCAAACTATGCAAAGTCTCGGGTGTTTCCGCGGTGATCGAAGCGGCGACGCTACCGTTTTCGGCGCCGGCGAGTGCGCTGTTGGACGCCGGCGCCATCACGATCGAAACGCTGGTCGCAGGCGGCGACGACTACGAAATTCTCTGCACCATGCCTGAGGCGCGAGTGGCGTCCTTCATGGCGGAGGCGGAGGAGGCGGGTGTTGCTGCGGTGGTGATTGGCTCGATTGTCACAGGCGATGCGCCGCCGCGTTTTGTCGATGCGGCCGGCAAGGCGATCGAATTGAAGCGGCATTCCTATAGTCATTTCTGA
- a CDS encoding AMP-binding protein, with amino-acid sequence MSHLRSGGTVGSLLVSAIARYADQPAIADGTTRWTYREYGDVVACFIGLFRSLGLTKTSGLSVLSGNRAETWAAISAAAIMGIRYTPLHPMAAEDDHAFIVEDAEIDVLIVEGGKFAERGKALKARVPSLKHLYSFGAVDGVRDLLTELPAIKPEPLVDESHVDDICWLSYTGGTTGRSKGVMNPHRVVVAMSLAIIADWDWPRDIRYLAATPISHAAGITIFPVMLRGGFTRLVQGFDAETYLRVVHEEKITATFLVPTLIYALIDAQELRKKYDSSSLDMIVYGAAPMSPDRLREGVRIFGNVFVQLYGQTEAPQIITTMRKIDHDDTKPGRLGSCGRANPMVEVKLLDSDLNEVAIGAPGEICVRGSLVMDGYWKRPDATEEVFRGGWLHTGDVAVKDADGFFYIVDRTKDMIISGGFNIYPREVEDALMAHHAVASAAVIGIPDAKWGEAVKAFVVLKAGANNSVEELQAHVKDKRGAPWSPKSIDFVTEIAVTGLGKIDRKALRAPYWEGRTRGVA; translated from the coding sequence GTGAGCCATCTTCGTTCCGGCGGCACCGTCGGCAGCCTTCTCGTCAGCGCCATCGCCCGTTACGCCGACCAACCCGCCATTGCCGATGGCACCACGCGCTGGACCTATCGCGAATATGGCGATGTGGTCGCGTGCTTCATCGGCCTGTTCCGCAGCCTCGGCCTGACCAAGACCAGTGGCCTGTCCGTGCTCTCCGGCAACCGCGCCGAGACCTGGGCCGCGATCTCCGCCGCCGCCATCATGGGCATCCGCTACACGCCGCTGCATCCCATGGCCGCCGAGGACGATCACGCCTTCATCGTGGAAGACGCCGAGATCGACGTGCTGATCGTCGAGGGCGGCAAATTCGCCGAACGCGGCAAGGCGCTGAAGGCACGCGTGCCGAGCCTCAAGCATCTGTATTCCTTCGGCGCGGTGGATGGCGTCCGCGATCTCCTCACCGAATTGCCCGCCATCAAGCCGGAGCCGCTGGTGGACGAGAGCCATGTGGACGACATCTGCTGGCTCTCTTACACGGGCGGCACCACCGGTCGCTCAAAGGGCGTGATGAACCCGCATCGCGTGGTGGTCGCCATGTCCCTCGCCATCATTGCCGACTGGGACTGGCCGCGCGACATCCGCTATCTCGCAGCGACCCCGATCAGCCATGCCGCGGGGATCACCATTTTCCCGGTGATGCTGCGCGGCGGCTTTACGCGACTGGTGCAGGGTTTTGACGCCGAGACCTATCTGCGCGTGGTGCATGAAGAGAAGATCACCGCGACCTTCCTGGTGCCGACGCTGATCTATGCGCTCATCGATGCGCAGGAGTTGCGCAAGAAATACGACAGCTCGTCGCTCGACATGATCGTCTATGGCGCCGCGCCGATGTCGCCGGATCGCCTGCGCGAGGGCGTGCGTATCTTCGGCAATGTGTTCGTGCAGCTCTACGGCCAGACCGAAGCGCCGCAGATCATCACGACCATGCGCAAGATCGATCACGACGACACCAAGCCCGGCCGTCTCGGCTCCTGCGGCCGCGCCAATCCGATGGTGGAAGTGAAGCTGCTCGACAGCGATCTCAACGAAGTCGCCATCGGTGCGCCCGGCGAGATCTGCGTGCGCGGCTCGCTGGTGATGGACGGCTACTGGAAGCGCCCGGATGCCACCGAAGAAGTTTTCCGCGGCGGCTGGCTGCACACCGGCGATGTCGCGGTGAAGGATGCGGATGGCTTCTTCTATATCGTCGATCGCACCAAGGACATGATCATCTCCGGCGGCTTCAACATTTATCCGCGCGAGGTGGAGGATGCGTTGATGGCACATCATGCGGTGGCGTCCGCCGCTGTCATCGGCATTCCCGATGCGAAATGGGGCGAGGCGGTGAAAGCCTTTGTCGTGCTGAAGGCCGGTGCCAATAATTCCGTCGAGGAATTGCAGGCGCATGTGAAAGACAAGCGCGGTGCACCATGGTCGCCGAAGAGCATCGACTTCGTGACCGAGATTGCAGTGACGGGTCTCGGGAAGATCGATCGCAAGGCGCTCCGCGCGCCCTATTGGGAAGGCCGTACGCGGGGCGTGGCCTGA
- the nrdR gene encoding transcriptional regulator NrdR has product MRCPNCNSLDTQVKDSRPTEDSSVIRRRRVCVACNFRFTTFERVQLRELTVIKRNGRRVPFDRDKLVRSLSISLRKRPVDTERMETLVSTIVRELESGGEAEISSEAIGEIVMEHLRTLDDVAYVRFASVYRDFREAKDFEALLGELHTDEDGRPTPIRK; this is encoded by the coding sequence ATGCGCTGCCCGAACTGCAACAGCCTCGATACGCAGGTGAAGGACTCGCGGCCCACCGAGGATTCCTCCGTGATCCGCAGGCGGCGCGTATGCGTCGCCTGCAATTTCCGCTTCACCACCTTCGAGCGCGTGCAGCTGCGCGAGCTCACGGTGATCAAGCGCAATGGCCGCCGCGTGCCGTTCGACCGCGACAAGCTGGTGCGCTCGCTGTCGATCTCGCTGCGCAAGCGTCCGGTGGATACCGAACGGATGGAGACGCTGGTCTCGACCATCGTGCGCGAGCTGGAAAGCGGCGGCGAGGCCGAGATTTCCTCCGAGGCGATCGGCGAGATCGTGATGGAGCATCTGCGCACCCTCGACGACGTCGCCTATGTCCGCTTTGCCTCGGTCTATCGCGATTTTCGCGAGGCCAAGGATTTCGAGGCGCTGCTCGGTGAACTCCACACCGACGAGGACGGTCGGCCCACGCCGATACGCAAATGA